Genomic window (Allostreptomyces psammosilenae):
GCGCCGCCGCCCCGACCTCGGGGACCGGCCGCTGATCGTCGGCGCCACCGGTCCCCGGGGCGTGGTGCTCAGCGCCAACTACCCGGCCCGGGCCCGCGGCGTGCACGCCGCCCAGCCGGTCTCCCGAGCCCGCCGGCTGTGCCCGGACGCCCTCGTGGTCGCCCCCGACCCGGAGGAGTACGCCACCGTCTCGGCCGGCGTGATGGAACTGCTGCACGCGCTGTGCGCCCGCGTCGAACCGCTCCCGCCCGACGAGGCCTTCCTCGACCTGCGCGGCCTGCCCGGCGTCGGCGGCCGCGCCGACCTGCTCGCCTTCGGCGAACTGGTGCGCGCCCGGATCGCCGACGAGCAGGGCATCCCCGCCTCGGTCGGCATCGCCGCCAGCAAGCTCGTCGCCAAGACGGCCGCCAGCCGGGCCAAACCGGACGGCCTGCTGCTGGTCGAACCCGCCGAGACGGTCGCCTTCCTGCACCCGCTGCCGGCCGCCGCACTCCTCGGGGTCGGCCCCCGCACCGAGGAGCTGCTGGCCCGCTACGGGCTGCACACCGTGGGTGAGATCGCCCACACCCCGCTCGGCACGCTCCGCCGCATCCTGGGCGCGACCGCCGCCGACCGGCTGCACGAGGCCGCCTGGGGACGCGACGACCGGCCGGTGGTCCCCGAGCGGAGGGAGCGCAGCGTCGGCGGCGAGCACACCTACCCGCGGGACGTCGACGACCCCGAGGTGATCCGCCGCACCCTGCTCGCCCTCGCCCAGCGCACCGCCGCGACCCTGCGCACCCACGAGGCCCGCGGTCGCACCGTCGTGCTGAAGATCCGCTTCGCGGACTTCACCACCATCACGCGCTCGCGCACCCTGCCGCGCCCCACGGACCTGGCCCACGAGCTGTACGCCCAGGCCGTGGCGCTCTTCGCCGGCCTCGGACTGCAACGAGCCCGGATCCGGCTGACCGGGCTCCGGGTGGAGGGTCTGGTGCACGGCGAGCAGCCCGAGCAGCTGCCCATCGACGGCCTCGACGGGGGCCGCGCGGGCAGCCCGGACACCCGGTGGCGGCAGGTGGAGCGGGCCATAGACCGGGCCGCCGAGCGCTTCGGGCGGGACGCCGTGCGGCCGGCCTCGCTGCTCCGCCGGCCGCCCGGTTGACACGCCGGTCGAACGCCCGGCTGACCTGCCCCGCGGCCCGCCGCGGAGGTGCGCCGGATCCGGTCCTCCACGGCGGCCCCGTCAGCCCGTTC
Coding sequences:
- the dinB gene encoding DNA polymerase IV, which encodes MSPRTTPRPAVPTLPPRAAGHSGAPGGRRPPVPSGPLPTVMHVDMDAFYASVELRRRPDLGDRPLIVGATGPRGVVLSANYPARARGVHAAQPVSRARRLCPDALVVAPDPEEYATVSAGVMELLHALCARVEPLPPDEAFLDLRGLPGVGGRADLLAFGELVRARIADEQGIPASVGIAASKLVAKTAASRAKPDGLLLVEPAETVAFLHPLPAAALLGVGPRTEELLARYGLHTVGEIAHTPLGTLRRILGATAADRLHEAAWGRDDRPVVPERRERSVGGEHTYPRDVDDPEVIRRTLLALAQRTAATLRTHEARGRTVVLKIRFADFTTITRSRTLPRPTDLAHELYAQAVALFAGLGLQRARIRLTGLRVEGLVHGEQPEQLPIDGLDGGRAGSPDTRWRQVERAIDRAAERFGRDAVRPASLLRRPPG